From Streptomyces durmitorensis, a single genomic window includes:
- a CDS encoding ATP-binding protein yields MNWLIHDYRESDLAAVVHLMDTTAELGQESVFSVAECISALTSRQPGVVAVHQGVPIGTALACVAGERAWVMRIAIAPAWRGRGLASALLVELERRLVAARVGRIAYVLPEEELFGDGLLNAGYTRRPAVAYFEKVEPVHGPAASLLDDLGGRLLPADLWDKVVGMEREKDLIERRIVLPLAEPERAARHGVRPPRAVGLFGPPGTGKTTFARAIASRLGWPFVEILPSRLADGGNLAAALRSAFAAIAELERVLVFIDEVEEIAPVRREPAQPGGMHGVTNELLKLIPGFRERDERLLVCATNSIRSLDPAFLRPGRFDYLIPIGTPDKAARAAIWTRYTDGRPEVNVDELVAASDLFTPADIEHAARIAAQNSFERDLVPAGGPTAAQEPMPGASTADYLEAIGQCRPTVTPQMINQFESDITTHARF; encoded by the coding sequence GTGAACTGGCTGATCCACGACTATCGCGAGAGTGATCTCGCCGCGGTGGTCCACCTGATGGACACCACGGCCGAGCTCGGCCAGGAATCCGTCTTCTCCGTGGCGGAGTGCATCAGTGCCCTGACATCCCGGCAGCCGGGCGTCGTCGCCGTCCACCAGGGCGTACCCATCGGGACGGCGCTCGCATGTGTGGCGGGAGAGCGGGCCTGGGTGATGCGGATCGCGATTGCCCCGGCCTGGCGCGGGCGTGGCCTGGCCAGCGCGCTCCTGGTCGAGCTCGAGCGCCGCCTGGTCGCCGCGCGGGTCGGCCGGATCGCTTATGTCCTGCCGGAGGAGGAATTGTTCGGCGACGGACTCCTCAACGCGGGCTACACCCGCCGTCCTGCTGTGGCCTATTTCGAGAAGGTGGAGCCGGTGCACGGGCCCGCCGCCAGCCTTCTCGACGACCTCGGCGGCCGGCTGCTGCCCGCCGACCTGTGGGACAAGGTCGTCGGCATGGAGCGTGAGAAGGACCTGATCGAACGGCGGATCGTGCTTCCGCTTGCCGAGCCGGAGCGTGCGGCACGACATGGTGTGCGCCCGCCACGGGCGGTGGGTCTGTTCGGCCCGCCGGGCACCGGCAAGACGACCTTCGCGCGCGCCATCGCCTCGCGGCTCGGCTGGCCGTTCGTGGAGATCCTGCCCTCCCGGCTGGCCGACGGAGGCAATCTGGCGGCGGCGCTGCGCTCCGCGTTCGCAGCGATCGCCGAGCTGGAACGGGTGCTGGTCTTCATCGACGAGGTCGAGGAGATCGCCCCGGTCCGCCGGGAACCGGCACAGCCCGGCGGGATGCACGGGGTGACCAACGAACTGCTCAAGCTCATCCCCGGATTCCGGGAGCGCGACGAGCGGCTCCTGGTCTGCGCGACGAACTCGATCCGCTCCCTGGATCCGGCCTTCCTGCGCCCCGGCCGCTTCGACTACCTGATTCCGATCGGTACGCCGGACAAGGCGGCCCGGGCGGCGATCTGGACCCGTTACACCGACGGCCGGCCGGAGGTGAACGTCGACGAACTGGTCGCGGCGAGCGACCTGTTCACGCCCGCCGACATCGAGCATGCCGCCCGGATCGCCGCCCAGAACTCCTTCGAGCGCGATCTGGTCCCGGCCGGCGGGCCGACGGCCGCCCAGGAGCCGATGCCGGGCGCGAGCACGGCGGACTACCTGGAGGCCATCGGCCAGTGCCGTCCTACGGTGACGCCTCAGATGATCAACCAGTTCGAGTCGGACATCACCACACACGCCCGTTTCTGA
- a CDS encoding ThuA domain-containing protein, whose protein sequence is MSRALRRLRHAPAALALALAAVLTVPITATGSAKAASFDVLVFSKTAGFRHDSIPAGIEALRGLGQEQGFTVTATEDATAFSPDNLSGYEAVVFLSTTGDVLDSAQQDALQTYVDSGGGYVGVHAAADTEYDWPYYGQLVGAWFKSHPAIQQATVVNEDRTHPATSHLRATWTRTDEWYNYRTNPRSDVHVLQSLDESTYRGGEMAGDHPITWCHAQGQGRSFYTGLGHTAESYADPDFRTLLLGAVRYAAGQAPGDCAPDAGGGTAEGSQNVHLFYYPWYGNPAVNGSWRHWPQGGHTPPDDVGTDFYPALGPYDSGDMEGAVAQHMKWVKESGTGVIVYSWWGRDGYEDRLAKGVLDAAADEGIKVAWHLEPYAGRTAASTVSDIQYINDTYGSHPAFYRSAEHGDRPAFYVFESLRITDWAALDEVTDSSIVLAQTTDTTKIAHFSGMYTYDGIAGATAPGWKQAGDYARAHDLIWAPSVAPGYIDDRAVPGNTTPTLDRADGAAYDKQWNNALDPAVGGSPAWVSVTSFNEWHEGSSIEPADSSPPAGHGYLTFEGAYGKTGEAAETAYLDRTAYWVNRFARR, encoded by the coding sequence ATGAGCAGAGCGCTGAGGCGGCTGCGCCACGCACCCGCCGCTCTCGCCCTCGCACTGGCCGCCGTCCTCACCGTGCCGATCACGGCAACCGGGTCCGCGAAGGCCGCGTCCTTTGACGTCCTGGTCTTCTCCAAGACGGCGGGCTTCCGCCACGACTCGATCCCGGCCGGTATCGAAGCCCTGCGCGGCCTCGGCCAGGAACAGGGCTTCACCGTCACGGCCACCGAGGACGCCACGGCCTTCAGCCCGGACAACCTCTCCGGCTACGAGGCCGTGGTCTTCCTCAGTACCACGGGCGATGTCCTCGACAGCGCCCAGCAGGACGCCCTGCAAACGTACGTCGACTCCGGCGGAGGCTATGTCGGGGTGCACGCGGCGGCCGACACCGAGTACGACTGGCCGTACTACGGACAGCTCGTCGGGGCCTGGTTCAAGAGCCATCCCGCCATTCAGCAGGCCACCGTGGTCAATGAGGACCGCACCCACCCGGCGACCTCTCACCTCAGGGCCACCTGGACCCGCACCGACGAGTGGTACAACTACCGCACCAACCCCCGCTCCGACGTGCACGTCCTGCAGAGCCTGGACGAATCGACCTACAGAGGCGGGGAGATGGCGGGCGACCACCCCATCACCTGGTGCCACGCGCAGGGCCAGGGCCGTTCCTTCTACACCGGCCTCGGCCACACCGCCGAGTCGTACGCCGACCCCGACTTCCGCACCCTGCTGCTCGGCGCGGTCCGCTACGCCGCGGGGCAGGCGCCAGGCGACTGCGCGCCTGATGCTGGAGGCGGCACGGCGGAGGGATCGCAGAACGTCCACCTCTTCTACTACCCGTGGTACGGAAACCCTGCCGTGAACGGGAGTTGGCGCCACTGGCCCCAGGGCGGTCACACCCCGCCCGACGACGTCGGCACCGACTTCTACCCGGCGCTCGGCCCGTACGACTCCGGGGACATGGAGGGTGCCGTCGCCCAGCACATGAAGTGGGTGAAGGAATCCGGCACCGGGGTCATCGTCTACAGCTGGTGGGGCCGTGACGGTTACGAGGACCGGCTCGCCAAGGGCGTCCTGGACGCGGCGGCCGACGAAGGCATCAAGGTGGCCTGGCACCTGGAGCCGTACGCGGGGCGTACCGCGGCCTCCACGGTTTCCGACATCCAGTACATCAACGACACCTACGGCAGCCACCCCGCCTTCTACCGGTCCGCCGAGCACGGCGACAGACCGGCGTTCTATGTCTTCGAGAGCCTGCGCATCACCGACTGGGCCGCGCTCGACGAGGTGACGGACAGCAGCATCGTGCTCGCCCAGACGACCGACACCACGAAGATCGCCCACTTTTCGGGGATGTACACGTACGACGGGATCGCGGGCGCCACCGCCCCCGGCTGGAAGCAGGCCGGCGACTACGCCCGTGCCCACGACTTGATCTGGGCCCCTTCGGTCGCTCCCGGCTACATCGACGACCGGGCGGTCCCGGGCAACACGACTCCCACGCTCGACCGCGCGGACGGCGCGGCGTACGACAAGCAGTGGAACAACGCCCTGGACCCGGCCGTCGGCGGCTCGCCCGCCTGGGTGTCGGTGACGTCCTTCAACGAGTGGCACGAGGGGAGTTCCATCGAGCCGGCCGACAGTTCACCGCCCGCCGGTCACGGCTATCTGACCTTCGAAGGAGCGTACGGAAAGACAGGCGAGGCGGCGGAGACCGCCTACCTGGACCGGACGGCGTACTGGGTGAACCGCTTCGCACGCCGGTAG
- a CDS encoding beta-propeller fold lactonase family protein, whose amino-acid sequence MISALSRPRRTQSRRRRLTSLAAAGTLALTGVAALTEPAHADVGPKAYVSNFGGDDVSVIDTSTNTITGSISVGSNPTGVAVNPADTQAYVTNFDDGTVSAFDTGTDAVTATIPVGSNPLTVAFTPSGNRAYVTNLSDSTVSVINTATNTVSATVPVGAGPNGTAVNPSGTTAYVTNNGDDTVSVINTAANTVSATVPVGDGPSGVAVSPSGTTAYVTNNDGTTVSVIDTATNTVSATVPVGAGPNGVAFSPSGTRAYVTSTGSDDVKVINTATSTVTATVPVGDSPAKVEVNPSGTAVYATNRADDTVSVIDTATNAVTATISGFNSPYGIAFVPAPPTAQEADIDVNFTAKPNLGLLVPYLSYTLTAHNTGPDAVTSATLTAALPPGASATNLSAGCTVAASTVTCAYGAIADDASVNKTFRVPLHLLTLGKVKVTGLRTASAPTDTHPANDSAAVTCTAVSVILVTCP is encoded by the coding sequence TTGATTTCTGCACTCTCCAGACCCCGCCGCACCCAGTCCCGCCGACGCCGCCTGACCTCGCTTGCTGCCGCCGGCACGCTGGCACTGACGGGCGTGGCGGCGCTCACCGAGCCCGCTCACGCCGATGTCGGCCCGAAGGCGTATGTCTCCAACTTTGGTGGTGACGACGTCTCGGTGATCGATACGAGCACCAACACCATCACCGGCAGCATCAGTGTCGGCAGCAATCCCACCGGCGTGGCGGTCAACCCGGCTGACACGCAGGCGTACGTCACCAACTTCGACGACGGCACCGTCTCGGCGTTCGACACCGGGACCGACGCGGTCACCGCGACCATCCCCGTCGGCAGCAACCCCCTCACCGTGGCGTTCACCCCGTCCGGGAACCGCGCGTATGTCACGAACCTCTCCGACTCCACCGTCTCGGTCATCAACACCGCGACCAACACGGTCAGCGCCACCGTCCCGGTCGGAGCCGGGCCGAACGGGACAGCGGTGAACCCGTCGGGCACCACCGCCTACGTGACGAACAACGGAGACGACACGGTCTCGGTCATCAACACAGCGGCCAATACCGTCAGCGCCACCGTCCCGGTCGGGGACGGGCCCTCCGGAGTGGCGGTCAGCCCGTCAGGGACCACCGCGTACGTCACCAACAACGACGGGACCACGGTCTCGGTCATCGACACCGCGACCAACACGGTCAGCGCCACCGTCCCGGTCGGAGCCGGACCGAACGGCGTCGCGTTCAGCCCCTCCGGCACGCGGGCCTACGTCACCAGCACCGGCAGCGACGACGTGAAGGTGATCAACACGGCGACCAGTACCGTGACGGCGACCGTCCCGGTCGGCGACAGCCCGGCCAAGGTCGAGGTGAACCCGTCCGGCACGGCCGTCTACGCCACCAACCGGGCTGACGACACCGTCTCGGTGATCGACACCGCGACCAACGCCGTCACTGCCACCATCAGCGGGTTCAACAGCCCTTACGGCATCGCCTTCGTTCCCGCGCCGCCAACGGCGCAGGAGGCGGACATCGACGTGAACTTCACCGCCAAGCCGAACCTTGGCCTCCTGGTGCCTTACCTGAGTTACACCCTCACCGCGCACAACACCGGCCCCGACGCCGTCACTTCCGCGACCCTGACCGCCGCGCTCCCGCCGGGTGCCTCCGCCACGAACCTCTCCGCCGGATGCACCGTCGCCGCCTCCACGGTGACCTGCGCCTACGGAGCCATCGCCGACGACGCGAGCGTGAACAAGACCTTCCGTGTCCCGCTGCACCTGCTGACCCTCGGCAAGGTCAAGGTCACCGGCCTGCGCACCGCCTCCGCTCCCACCGACACCCACCCCGCCAACGACAGCGCGGCCGTCACCTGCACCGCTGTCTCCGTCATCCTCGTCACCTGCCCCTGA
- a CDS encoding alpha/beta fold hydrolase, translating into MQMTRSGQAAVAGVVMLAAVAAGTSPVTASVAAKEPSGLAQYLDQDVDWHDCTLGPDDTTGNKLDAAGAQCADLTVPLDYTDPGGRTLTVAISRLRATDPAHRVGPLLLNNGGPGGPSLDMPLTVGAAMGKVAKKYDLIGVDPRFVGRSTPLDCGWDVGSTVFSAGEGRAGFKHSVARQRDLAERCRETNADVLPHVSTRNTARDMDVVRAALGAQRISYLGYSYGTYLGQVYTELFPGRTDRMVLDGVIDPARYTQTLLADSTGANERALHAWAAWTAARHDTYALGRTADAVLTTVRGIQRAAAAKPLRVGDFRVDEHFVPLVYFSGLGSDLDKPRAELATATRTLARAADGQHVEPGAGLSALLAAMTTKAGSQQGSAQAAILCGDVATQRGTETYWRDIQAGRKKHPFAAPLSYNITACEFWDGPAEAPTVVDNDVPALLVNATGDTRTTYSGARQVRDRWSRSRLVTLFGANQHGVYGEYGNRCADAQVNAYLADGRLPVRDVSCPA; encoded by the coding sequence ATGCAGATGACCAGAAGTGGACAAGCAGCCGTTGCCGGTGTCGTGATGCTGGCCGCCGTGGCAGCGGGAACGTCACCCGTCACGGCCTCAGTTGCAGCCAAGGAGCCGTCGGGGCTCGCGCAATACCTCGACCAGGACGTCGACTGGCACGACTGCACCCTGGGCCCCGACGACACCACCGGAAACAAGTTAGACGCCGCGGGCGCCCAGTGCGCCGACCTCACCGTGCCGCTCGACTACACCGACCCCGGCGGCCGAACCCTCACCGTCGCCATCTCCCGGCTACGCGCCACCGATCCGGCGCACCGGGTCGGCCCACTCCTGCTCAACAACGGAGGCCCTGGCGGGCCAAGCCTCGACATGCCGCTCACGGTCGGCGCGGCCATGGGGAAGGTGGCGAAGAAGTACGACCTCATCGGCGTGGACCCGCGTTTCGTCGGCCGCTCCACGCCGCTGGACTGCGGCTGGGACGTCGGTTCCACGGTCTTCTCGGCCGGTGAAGGACGGGCCGGGTTCAAGCACTCCGTCGCCCGTCAGCGCGACCTGGCCGAGCGGTGCCGAGAGACGAACGCAGATGTGCTGCCCCATGTCAGCACACGCAACACCGCCCGGGACATGGACGTCGTCCGAGCCGCGCTGGGCGCACAGCGGATCTCCTACCTCGGCTACTCGTACGGCACCTACCTCGGTCAGGTCTACACCGAGCTGTTCCCCGGCCGCACCGACCGCATGGTGCTGGACGGTGTCATCGACCCCGCCCGGTACACCCAGACGCTGCTCGCCGACTCCACGGGAGCCAACGAACGCGCGCTGCACGCCTGGGCAGCCTGGACCGCAGCCCGGCACGACACCTACGCCCTGGGCCGCACCGCCGACGCCGTGCTGACCACCGTGCGCGGCATCCAGCGGGCCGCGGCCGCAAAGCCTCTACGGGTCGGTGACTTCCGGGTCGACGAACACTTCGTTCCCCTCGTCTACTTCAGCGGCCTGGGCAGCGATCTGGACAAGCCTCGGGCCGAGCTGGCCACCGCGACCCGAACCCTCGCGCGCGCCGCCGACGGTCAACACGTCGAGCCCGGAGCGGGGTTGTCCGCGCTTCTGGCGGCCATGACCACCAAGGCCGGTTCTCAGCAGGGCAGCGCGCAGGCCGCCATCCTGTGCGGAGATGTCGCGACGCAGCGCGGGACCGAGACCTACTGGCGTGACATCCAGGCCGGCCGCAAGAAGCACCCCTTCGCCGCCCCGCTCTCGTACAACATCACAGCGTGCGAATTCTGGGACGGTCCGGCGGAGGCGCCGACGGTGGTCGACAACGACGTGCCGGCCCTGTTGGTCAATGCCACGGGCGACACCCGTACCACCTACTCCGGCGCGCGCCAGGTGCGCGACCGGTGGTCCCGTTCTCGCCTGGTGACCCTGTTCGGGGCCAACCAGCACGGGGTCTACGGCGAGTACGGCAACAGGTGCGCGGACGCGCAGGTCAACGCCTATCTGGCAGACGGCCGACTGCCCGTGCGCGACGTGTCCTGCCCGGCCTAG
- a CDS encoding MBL fold metallo-hydrolase → MDLPSQLVPIPNTSGLHVWMPYRSGGWGYANCLWIISGDEAALIDTPYDGPLTDAMIQAARPVLGGRQVSTVVNTHANGDHSWGNHRFPGASVISTQSGSEHQHEEPTPQDMHRLLHETSPEDPLGWYFRRHFGVFDFLSAREPIATKTFSGHHTFTVGELEVELFEVGPAHHTGDLIVRVGDVICAGDVFFPDDHPPHWSGPIQNVIDANETILGLSPSIIIPGHGGLRGPGDVREHIDYLRAAQREIRLRFEDGLTVEEAMEDIFRRGFYPQLGLPERLMIVIAMEYRHLRGEVLGHSVMELAHGAARWAFNRRTDPGLPVA, encoded by the coding sequence ATGGACCTCCCTAGTCAGCTCGTTCCGATCCCGAACACTTCCGGCCTGCACGTGTGGATGCCTTACCGCAGCGGCGGTTGGGGGTACGCGAACTGCCTGTGGATCATTTCCGGCGATGAGGCCGCGCTCATCGACACCCCGTATGACGGGCCGCTCACGGATGCGATGATCCAGGCCGCCCGTCCGGTCCTGGGCGGGCGCCAGGTGTCGACGGTGGTCAACACGCACGCCAATGGCGACCACAGTTGGGGCAACCACAGGTTCCCCGGCGCGAGTGTCATCTCCACGCAGTCCGGTTCCGAGCACCAGCACGAGGAGCCGACTCCGCAGGACATGCACCGCCTGCTGCACGAGACGTCGCCCGAGGATCCGTTGGGCTGGTATTTCCGCCGTCACTTCGGCGTGTTCGACTTTCTCTCAGCCCGCGAGCCCATCGCCACGAAGACGTTCAGCGGCCACCACACCTTCACGGTCGGGGAGTTGGAGGTCGAGCTCTTCGAGGTCGGGCCCGCGCATCACACGGGTGACCTGATCGTCCGTGTCGGCGATGTCATCTGCGCAGGCGACGTCTTCTTCCCCGACGACCACCCTCCGCATTGGTCGGGTCCGATACAGAACGTCATCGACGCCAACGAAACGATCCTGGGCCTGTCACCCAGCATCATCATCCCCGGCCATGGCGGGCTCAGGGGTCCCGGTGACGTGCGCGAGCACATCGACTATCTGCGCGCCGCGCAGCGCGAGATTCGACTGCGCTTCGAAGACGGTCTGACGGTTGAAGAAGCCATGGAGGACATCTTCCGGCGCGGCTTCTATCCGCAGCTCGGCCTTCCCGAGCGCCTCATGATTGTGATCGCGATGGAGTACCGCCATCTGCGGGGCGAGGTCCTGGGTCACAGTGTCATGGAGTTGGCGCATGGAGCCGCCCGGTGGGCCTTCAACCGTCGCACCGACCCGGGGCTTCCCGTCGCCTGA
- a CDS encoding MFS transporter: protein MSARRGRPRPGREGRHGLTDTARRVIRLNYGFQLLFNLLWWMPVFYAYQKAAGLSDGQIFGIQSIYYVAFCLFEIPTGLIADRIGTRNCLRAGAVVMTAANLAPVVSASYTGFLVHFLAIAAGRSLTSGAASAYLYDGLQAEKCGEHYLKAEGTARALGLAAKVVCWPLIGPLMSVAHAAPYVLSALSAAGSLACAVALPRLAGADEGTGKATERTSGGRRGGDFLRDAGSALRCVASSRWLALVMVQGVGVFTLSRICQVNLFQPILLDHGIAEASHGGVLAAMTVAEAVASARPQWLSSRLTPVAWVSILSLALAGTLAAMTLGGPWAVVTLLCLFAAATGFAYPVQRKLVNDAVPAHAPRATLLSVESIVDRAVCALAAVAAGAYLSAGHLDALLWHSALATAVLLGAFQLFLRSGMVKRGPMVAAPGGLPAGAEGPDTTDADRQAPTDRAALGTDPGRESLHDAGDADRLTEGGRRRPRG from the coding sequence GTGAGCGCGCGACGTGGGCGTCCGCGCCCCGGCAGAGAGGGGCGTCATGGCCTGACGGACACCGCCCGTCGGGTCATCCGGCTCAACTACGGCTTCCAGCTGCTGTTCAACTTGCTGTGGTGGATGCCGGTCTTCTACGCCTACCAGAAGGCAGCCGGGCTCTCGGACGGGCAGATCTTCGGCATCCAGAGCATCTACTACGTGGCCTTCTGCCTGTTCGAGATCCCGACCGGGCTGATCGCCGACCGGATCGGTACCCGCAACTGCCTGCGGGCCGGGGCGGTGGTCATGACGGCGGCCAATCTGGCTCCGGTGGTCAGCGCCTCGTACACCGGCTTCCTCGTCCACTTCCTCGCCATCGCCGCGGGCCGTTCGCTCACCTCGGGTGCGGCGAGCGCCTATCTGTACGACGGGCTGCAGGCCGAGAAATGCGGCGAGCACTATCTGAAGGCGGAGGGCACCGCGCGGGCCCTGGGGCTGGCGGCCAAGGTCGTGTGCTGGCCGCTGATCGGACCCCTGATGTCCGTCGCCCACGCGGCTCCATACGTCCTCAGTGCCCTCAGCGCGGCGGGCTCCCTCGCCTGTGCCGTCGCGCTGCCCCGACTTGCCGGAGCGGACGAGGGCACGGGGAAAGCGACCGAGCGGACGAGCGGAGGACGCAGAGGCGGCGACTTCCTGCGGGACGCGGGCTCCGCACTGCGCTGCGTCGCCTCCTCACGGTGGCTGGCCCTAGTGATGGTGCAAGGCGTCGGGGTCTTCACGCTGTCCCGGATCTGCCAGGTCAATCTCTTCCAGCCGATCCTGCTTGACCACGGCATCGCGGAGGCCTCGCACGGCGGAGTCCTTGCCGCGATGACGGTTGCGGAGGCGGTGGCCTCGGCCCGCCCCCAGTGGCTGAGCAGTCGCCTCACACCGGTCGCCTGGGTCTCGATCCTCAGCCTCGCGCTCGCGGGCACCCTCGCGGCCATGACGCTCGGCGGGCCCTGGGCCGTGGTCACGCTGCTCTGCCTGTTCGCCGCCGCGACCGGTTTCGCGTACCCGGTTCAGCGCAAGCTGGTGAACGACGCGGTGCCCGCGCACGCCCCGCGCGCCACGCTTCTCTCGGTCGAGAGCATCGTGGACCGTGCGGTGTGCGCACTGGCCGCGGTCGCCGCGGGCGCTTATCTCTCCGCCGGGCACCTGGACGCCCTGCTGTGGCACAGCGCGCTCGCGACGGCGGTGCTGCTCGGAGCCTTCCAACTGTTCCTGCGCAGCGGGATGGTGAAACGGGGCCCGATGGTCGCCGCCCCGGGAGGGCTCCCGGCCGGGGCCGAGGGTCCGGACACGACGGACGCGGACAGGCAAGCCCCGACCGACCGCGCTGCCCTGGGGACGGACCCCGGCAGGGAGTCCCTGCACGACGCAGGCGACGCAGACCGGCTGACCGAAGGTGGACGCCGCAGGCCGCGGGGCTGA
- a CDS encoding PEP/pyruvate-binding domain-containing protein produces the protein MTAQLFTGSAEPATDRTVVGENLSLPLFRTLSGVLAGHPYLKVVVDRVENSWHLLDTAAHPFHVNYIATRVLGMELAALDADLDAFNASVYMDPGRRFLLGVLSLHTEQDTEGRERAFLVLETTEADTMHGELLALFYEFVRSRVDDRLPVLLKPANHGQEEELAAISELLVPRVLSHELFGSRTRTPLNPGEATGRLRYFRTHEEYTAAEAGLGWADIVAMPCLPDDVPRVAGFLNTRPITPLSHTNVLASGWGIPNAIVRDLEQLVEKDRLNGAWVRYRVREDEISLERLDHEPDLRAPAWHQQRIRLEPPLLEDTPVLALHRLRSTDRDRYGTKAANLGELHHVLDSRTADLTAFYGRPRPPREDLYGHLAARLGLNEPSSAELRAGAADFVATTVGAPEGVALPFALQQHFLASSPALQQGIGKLKMALELDAIDVLDSLCLQLQHLIRHAPVPESVTRQINQALPAAADARRRLVVRSSSNAEDLPGFSAAGVYDSVTTVHGTGELLEAVRQVWASLLSPRSVRLRHQVGISLDDTYMGVIVQEYVPASLGGVLVTCNPTRREDFRNVYLNCSPGSPEQVVDGTVLPQQYLYNTVEGGGRTVALGSWGEALSAETRARLADLSLTGRLLQSHFSGARFGGAEVDKPLDIEWLMTERGDFRLVQIRPYAL, from the coding sequence ATGACCGCCCAACTGTTCACCGGCTCCGCCGAGCCGGCCACGGACCGCACGGTCGTCGGCGAGAACCTCTCCCTTCCGCTCTTCCGTACCCTCTCGGGTGTCCTGGCCGGTCATCCGTACCTCAAGGTCGTCGTCGACCGCGTGGAGAACAGCTGGCACCTGCTCGACACGGCCGCGCACCCCTTTCACGTCAACTACATCGCCACGCGCGTACTGGGCATGGAGCTCGCCGCGCTGGACGCGGACCTCGACGCGTTCAACGCTTCCGTCTACATGGACCCCGGGCGCCGCTTCCTGCTCGGTGTGCTGTCCCTGCACACCGAGCAGGACACGGAGGGCCGCGAACGCGCCTTCCTCGTCCTGGAGACGACCGAGGCCGACACCATGCACGGTGAACTGCTCGCCCTCTTCTACGAGTTCGTACGATCACGCGTCGACGACCGGCTGCCCGTGCTCCTCAAACCCGCCAATCACGGACAGGAGGAGGAGCTGGCGGCGATCAGCGAACTGCTCGTGCCACGCGTCCTGAGCCACGAGCTCTTCGGCTCCAGGACCCGGACGCCGCTGAATCCCGGCGAGGCAACCGGGCGGTTGCGGTACTTCCGTACGCACGAGGAGTACACGGCGGCGGAGGCCGGGCTCGGCTGGGCGGACATCGTGGCCATGCCGTGCCTGCCGGACGACGTGCCCCGGGTGGCTGGATTCCTCAACACCAGGCCGATCACACCGCTTTCGCACACCAACGTCCTCGCTTCAGGCTGGGGCATACCCAACGCGATCGTGCGCGACCTGGAACAGCTCGTCGAGAAGGACCGACTGAACGGCGCGTGGGTGCGCTACCGGGTGCGCGAGGACGAGATCTCCCTGGAACGGCTGGACCACGAGCCGGACCTGCGGGCCCCGGCCTGGCACCAGCAACGCATCCGCCTCGAACCGCCCCTGCTGGAGGACACCCCCGTACTGGCCCTGCACCGGCTGCGCAGCACCGACCGGGACCGGTACGGCACCAAGGCGGCCAACCTCGGCGAGCTGCACCACGTGCTCGACAGCCGTACGGCCGACCTGACCGCCTTCTACGGTCGGCCCCGCCCGCCGCGCGAGGACCTCTACGGGCACCTCGCGGCGCGGCTCGGCCTGAACGAACCGTCCTCGGCCGAACTACGCGCCGGTGCGGCCGACTTCGTGGCCACCACGGTCGGCGCCCCGGAAGGTGTCGCACTCCCCTTCGCGCTCCAGCAGCACTTCCTCGCCTCCTCCCCCGCCCTCCAACAGGGCATCGGCAAGCTCAAGATGGCACTGGAACTCGACGCCATCGACGTGCTGGACTCCCTCTGCCTGCAACTCCAGCACCTGATCCGGCACGCTCCCGTCCCCGAGTCCGTCACCCGGCAGATCAACCAGGCGCTCCCCGCCGCCGCGGATGCGCGGCGGCGTCTGGTGGTGCGCTCCTCGTCCAACGCCGAGGACCTTCCGGGCTTCTCCGCGGCGGGCGTCTACGACTCCGTCACCACCGTCCACGGCACCGGCGAACTCCTGGAAGCCGTACGCCAGGTGTGGGCCTCTCTGCTGTCGCCCCGCAGCGTGCGACTGCGCCACCAGGTCGGCATCTCCCTGGACGACACCTACATGGGTGTGATCGTCCAGGAGTACGTGCCCGCCTCTCTGGGCGGTGTCCTGGTCACCTGCAACCCGACCCGCCGCGAGGACTTCCGCAACGTCTACCTCAACTGCTCCCCCGGCTCCCCGGAGCAGGTGGTCGACGGCACGGTCCTGCCTCAGCAGTACCTGTACAACACGGTGGAGGGCGGCGGCCGCACTGTCGCCCTGGGCTCCTGGGGCGAGGCCCTGTCCGCCGAGACTCGCGCCCGGCTCGCCGACCTGTCCCTGACCGGGCGGCTCCTCCAGTCCCATTTCAGCGGGGCGCGCTTCGGTGGTGCCGAGGTGGACAAGCCGCTGGACATCGAGTGGCTGATGACCGAGCGGGGCGACTTCCGTCTGGTCCAGATCCGCCCGTACGCGCTGTGA